The Acidimicrobiales bacterium genome contains the following window.
GACGTTGCCGTAGCCGCTCATGACGCCGGCGAAGATCACGTCGCCCGCCTTGGCCGCCCGGATCGGCGTGCCCGTGCCCGCGCCGATGTCGATGCCGGCGTGGAGGCGCCCCCAGCGCGTCCCGAACCCGGATGTGACGGGTCCCCGGATGGGCCACGAGAGGCCGGCGCCGGAGATCCGGCCGTCGGGTCCGGGATCGACGGCGTCGCCACGTGACGCACGGGACGACTCCCTGGACCGGATGAGGGCCGTGAGGCCCGACTCCTGCTGGGCCACGGCGTCGGCCTCGGCCTGGTACTCGCGGATGCGGGCGTCGAGGGCGGCCGACAGGCGCTGCTTCTCCTTGCGGGCCTTCTGGAGCTCGGACAGGCGGGCGAGCACGACCTGGCGGCGCTGGGCGGCCACGTCACGGGCGGCGTCCGCCTTGACCTTCTCGTCGCCCAGGTCCTCCCTGAGGGCGCGAAGGCGGTCGAGCACGTCGCGGTCCTTGTTGGTGACCTGGGCCAGCAGGGAGCTGCGCCGGCTGGCGTCGCCCAGGTCCTTGGCGCCGATGACGCCGACCAGCGCGTTGTCCTTCGGCCGGACGTACACCGACACGGCCCGGTTCACCACGGCAGTGTGCAGCGTGGTCATCTCGGTCTCGGTGGCCGCGATCTTCGCCTCGGACTCGGCGACGGCGGCGAGGGCGGCCGACACCGCCTGGCGGGCCGCGTCGGCGCCCGCCTGCTGCGCCGCCACCTGGCGGTCGAGGATCTTCACCGCAGACGTGAGCTGGGCGTCGGACGCCCGCAGGTGGTTCAGCTCGGCGGCGAGCTTGGCCCGCTTCTGCCGCGCCGCCTCGCGCTTGGCGCGGATGGTGCCGGTGGAATCGCTGGCGCCGGC
Protein-coding sequences here:
- a CDS encoding peptidoglycan DD-metalloendopeptidase family protein produces the protein MAARQRKTSRAAFLALVGLLVLSLAPPAGASDSTGTIRAKREAARQKRAKLAAELNHLRASDAQLTSAVKILDRQVAAQQAGADAARQAVSAALAAVAESEAKIAATETEMTTLHTAVVNRAVSVYVRPKDNALVGVIGAKDLGDASRRSSLLAQVTNKDRDVLDRLRALREDLGDEKVKADAARDVAAQRRQVVLARLSELQKARKEKQRLSAALDARIREYQAEADAVAQQESGLTALIRSRESSRASRGDAVDPGPDGRISGAGLSWPIRGPVTSGFGTRWGRLHAGIDIGAGTGTPIRAAKAGDVIFAGVMSGYGNVVIIDHGGGLSTLYAHQSRLGTSDGTSVAQGDVIGYVGSTGHSTGPHLHFETRVGGSPQNPMRYLP